The Methanohalophilus portucalensis DNA window GCAGTGGAACCACCACTGTATGCCGGATGCTCGCCTCACATTATGACATAGAAATGATTTCAGCAGGTGACGTTTTCCGCAATCTTGCAAAAGAACATTCCATGAGTCTGGGGCAATTCGGAAAACTTGCCGAATCCGATCCTGCAATAGACAGGATGATCGATGAGAGGCAGAAAGATATTGCTTTAAGCCGGGATAACATTATTCTGGAAGGCAGGCTGGCCGGTCATATGGCAGGCGATGAAGCACTTTGCATATGGCTCAAAGCATCCCTAAAGGTCCGTGTTGAACGTATCGTTGGGCGTGAAGGTTCTTCTTTTGAAGCAAAACTCAACGAAACAATAGAAAGGGAATCTTCCGAATCTTTGAGATATCGCGAAATTTATGATATAGATATAAATGACCTTTCAATCTATGATCTGGTGATCGAGTCAAACCGCTGGAACCAATACCAGATATGTGATATATTAAAGACTGCAATTGATAATCTGGGTGGGTTTTTTAACGAATAATATTAATTATGATTACGATTTAACCCGACAAAGGGAATATATTATCAAAGGAGATGCTCATACAGACCCGTCATATGGTTGTCCTCCTCTTAAGCGTCCTCTCTCTTTTTACATCAGGATGGGAGTGGTAAACCTTGACAAACCCGCTGGGCCTACAAGTCATGAGGTCACTGCGTGGGTCAGGGATATGCTTGAACTCCCCAGAGCAGGCCATTCAGGTTCACTGGATCCACGGGTGACAGGTGTATTGCCGATTATGCTGGGTAAGGCAACAAAAGCTGTCTCCGCACTTCGCCTTTCAGCCAAGGAATATATCTGTCTTATGCGCCTCCATGACAATGTTCCTGAAGAACGTGTGCGGAAGGTATGCGATGAATTTACCGGTCCTATATACCAGACCCCTCCTGTAGTTTCGGCAGTCAGGCGTGCTATCAGGATACGCAATATCTATTCCCTGGATGTGCTGGAAGTTGAAGACAATCTTGTCCTTTTCAGGGTTAGATGTGAGGCAGGAACCTATATACGCAAACTCTGTCATGATATCGGGCTTGTGATTGGTTGTGGGGCCCATATGCAACAGCTCAGAAGGGTTGGCACAGGACCATTTGATGAGTCATCGCTTGTCACTCTGCATGACCTGAAAGACGCTTTTGTATTCTGGCAGGAAAATGGTGATGAAGAACACTTGCGTCGTATTATCAGACCAATGGAGGAAGCTCTTGTACACCTGCCGCATATCACAATCCGTGATTCCGCCGTGAGTGCTATTTGTCACGGGGCAGCACTTACAGTACCGGGTATTGTCGGTCTCGATTCTGATATCCAAAAAGAGGGTGATGTTGCCGTTTTTAGTTTGAAAGGTGAAGTTGTTGCTCTTGCAAAAGCATCAATGGACTCCTCTGAAATTCTGGATTTATCCAGTGGAATTGCTGCTATTACCGAAAGAGTAATAATGGATGCCGATGTTTATCCGAGTCGCTGGAATACAAAACGTATGCAGCGTACATGAAATAATATTTGCTGAGGTAGTCTAGCGGTACGGCGCAAGCCTGGAAAGCTTGTGGGGCTTGACCCCTCGGGAGTTCGAATCTCCCCCTCAGCGTCTTTCTATTTTTAACTAAGCTTAAGAGTTAATGGAATTACCTGCGGAAAGTTACATTTGGTTTATGTGTCTGCTTTTAGCTTCTTTTATTACATTGATTGCATTTTCCAGACTTTTCCATCCGATTATCTCAACATCTTTATTTTCTAAATTTTTATACGTCTCAAAGAAATGGGTTATCTCCTTTAAAAGATGGGGTGGGACTTCATCTATTGTTTCTATGTGTATCCACAAGGGATCACTTTCCGGAACACATAATATTTTTTCATCTCTGCCTTTATCGTCCATCATATCAAATAGTGCAACAGGATGCACATCTATCAAGCAACCCGGGAATGTAGGTTCCCATGTTAATACCAGTGCATCTAAAGGATCCCCATCAAGGGCGAGCGTGTCGGGAAAGAAACCATAATCACAGGGATAGACCATCGAAGAGAACAGCATCCTGTCAAACTTTATCATTTCTTTTTCCTTGTCATACTCATATTTATTTCGACTTCCCTTTGGAATTTCTATAAGTACACTTTCAATTTGTCTTTTGACCATTTTCACACCCTGTTTGATTATATTTGTCTCTATTATATTTCATAATGGTGCATATTTCAGTTACTTGTAAAAATATTGATGGATATATCAATATTACACTCAGTATCCAGATGGGAATTTTCGGGAGATGTTTATTCAATCACAAAAACTTTAACTCCATAATTCCATTCTTTTTTTATGAATGGGGAGGTTAAGTGGTACCATGCCAGTTCAGAGGAGACCTTTTCTCTCCTTGAAAGCAATAAGGAAGGTTTAAGCGACGATGAAGCATCTTTCCGCTTATCTACCTATGGTTACAATGAAGTTGAAGCAAAAAAGAAACATGGCTCACTGTATCTTTTTGCCAGACAATTTGCAAGCCCACTGATCTATGTGTTAATTGCTGCTGCAATAGTCACTTTCTTCTTAAAAGAATATGCAGATACTGCTGTGATCGCCGGAGTGGTCCTGGCTAATGCAATAATTGGTTTTGTGCAGGAAAAAAAGGCTGAAAACGCTCTGGAATCCCTTGCCCGTATGATGCGTCCCGAAGCTACTGTACTGCGCAATGGACAGCGCAAAGTTATCCCCAGTCGAGAACTGGTAGTAGGGGATGTAGTACTATTTGATGCCGGTGCAAGGGTACCTGCCGATGTAAGGCTTTTCCAGACCAAGAACCTGCGTATCGATGAATCAGCTCTTACCGGCGAATCCATGGCGGTTGAAAAGAAAACCACATCCATTTCCGGTGAGGACGTACCACTTGCAGACCAGAAAAATATGGCATTTGCCGCCACTCTTGTAACACAGGGTGTCGGATATGGTGTGGTAGTGGCAACCGGACCCCGTACCGAGATCGGGAAGATTTCTGAACTCATCAAGGAATCGGAAAGTATTTCCACTCCCCTGATACGCACCATAAACCATCTGGGTAAATTACTATTTGTTGTAATCCTTTTTGTATCGGTCCTGACATTTATTATTGGACGTCTGCAGGGCTTTGAGAATCTGGAAATTTTCCTGGCCTCAGTTAGTCTTGCAGTGGCGGCTATTCCTGAAGGTTTGCCAGCTCTTATCACCATATCACTGGCCATAGGGGTAAAATCTATGGCCTCAAAGAATGCCATAATGAGAAACCTGCCTTCAGTGGAAACACTGGGATCAGCTACTGTCATATGCTCCGATAAGACAGGCACCCTGACTATGAATCAAATGACAGTAACAACAATATACACCT harbors:
- the cmk gene encoding (d)CMP kinase; protein product: MLVTISGLPGSGTTTVCRMLASHYDIEMISAGDVFRNLAKEHSMSLGQFGKLAESDPAIDRMIDERQKDIALSRDNIILEGRLAGHMAGDEALCIWLKASLKVRVERIVGREGSSFEAKLNETIERESSESLRYREIYDIDINDLSIYDLVIESNRWNQYQICDILKTAIDNLGGFFNE
- a CDS encoding RNA-guided pseudouridylation complex pseudouridine synthase subunit Cbf5, with translation MGFLTNNINYDYDLTRQREYIIKGDAHTDPSYGCPPLKRPLSFYIRMGVVNLDKPAGPTSHEVTAWVRDMLELPRAGHSGSLDPRVTGVLPIMLGKATKAVSALRLSAKEYICLMRLHDNVPEERVRKVCDEFTGPIYQTPPVVSAVRRAIRIRNIYSLDVLEVEDNLVLFRVRCEAGTYIRKLCHDIGLVIGCGAHMQQLRRVGTGPFDESSLVTLHDLKDAFVFWQENGDEEHLRRIIRPMEEALVHLPHITIRDSAVSAICHGAALTVPGIVGLDSDIQKEGDVAVFSLKGEVVALAKASMDSSEILDLSSGIAAITERVIMDADVYPSRWNTKRMQRT
- a CDS encoding inorganic diphosphatase, whose amino-acid sequence is MVKRQIESVLIEIPKGSRNKYEYDKEKEMIKFDRMLFSSMVYPCDYGFFPDTLALDGDPLDALVLTWEPTFPGCLIDVHPVALFDMMDDKGRDEKILCVPESDPLWIHIETIDEVPPHLLKEITHFFETYKNLENKDVEIIGWKSLENAINVIKEAKSRHINQM